From Gossypium hirsutum isolate 1008001.06 unplaced genomic scaffold, Gossypium_hirsutum_v2.1 scaffold_637, whole genome shotgun sequence, a single genomic window includes:
- the LOC121226918 gene encoding histone H4: MSGRGKGGKGLGKGGAKRHRKVLRDNIQGITKPAIRRLARRGGVKRISGLIYEETRGVLKVFLENVIRDAVTYTEHAKRKTVTAMDVVYALKRQGRTLYGFGG, from the coding sequence ATGTCTGGCCGTGGAAAGGGAGGAAAAGGTTTGGGAAAAGGAGGAGCCAAACGTCACAGGAAAGTCCTTCGTGATAACATCCAGGGTATCACCAAGCCCGCCATTCGAAGACTTGCCCGAAGAGGTGGAGTAAAACGTATCTCTGGTCTGATCTACGAAGAGACGCGCGGTGTACTCAAGGTGTTTTTGGAAAACGTCATCCGTGATGCAGTCACCTACACAGAGCACGCCAAAAGGAAAACCGTCACTGCCATGGATGTAGTCTACGCTCTGAAGAGGCAAGGGCGAACCCTGTACGGATTCGGAGGTTAA
- the LOC121226909 gene encoding histone H2A, with product MSGRGKGGKVKGKSKTRSSRAGLQFPVGRIHRLLRKGNYAERVGAGAPVYLAAVLEYLAAEVLELAGNAARDNKKSRIIPRHLQLAIRNDEELNKLLSGVTIAQGGVLPNIQAVLLPKKSEKAASK from the coding sequence ATGTCAGGTAGAGGAAAAGGAGGAAAAGTAAAGGGAAAGAGCAAGACCCGGTCATCCCGTGCCGGACTACAATTTCCAGTGGGACGTATCCACCGTCTCCTGAGAAAAGGCAACTACGCCGAGAGAGTGGGCGCTGGTGCTCCAGTCTACCTGGCCGCCGTTCTCGAATACTTGGCCGCCGAAGTTCTCGAGTTGGCCGGTAACGCCGCCCGTGACAACAAGAAGTCCAGAATAATCCCGAGACATCTGCAGTTGGCCATTCGTAACGACGAAGAATTGAACAAACTATTGTCCGGAGTGACCATCGCTCAGGGCGGCGTATTGCCAAACATCCAGGCCGTTCTTCTGCCTAAGAAATCCGAGAAAGCCGCCTCCAAGTAA
- the LOC121226915 gene encoding histone H2B, gonadal, translated as MPPKVSSKGAKKAGKAKAARSGDKKRKRRRKESYSIYIYKVLKQVHPDTGVSSKAMSIMNSFVNDIFERIAAEASRLAHYNKRSTITSREIQTAVRLLLPGELAKHAVSEGTKAVTKYTSSK; from the coding sequence ATGCCTCCAAAAGTTTCATCTAAAGGAGCCAAGAAAGCCGGCAAAGCAAAGGCCGCCCGTTCCGGGGACAAGAAACGAAAGAGGAGACGAAAGGAATCTTACAGCATCTACATTTACAAGGTTTTGAAGCAGGTCCACCCCGACACCGGTGTCAGCAGCAAAGCCATGTCTATCATGAACAGCTTTGTCAACGACATTTTCGAAAGAATCGCTGCCGAAGCCTCTCGACTTGCCCACTACAACAAGAGATCCACGATCACAAGCAGGGAGATTCAAACAGCCGTTCGACTTCTCCTGCCCGGCGAGTTGGCCAAGCACGCTGTTAGCGAAGGAACCAAGGCCGTCACCAAATACACAAGCAGCAAGTAA
- the LOC121226921 gene encoding histone H1-delta, translating to MTDVAAPAPVTKSPKKKAASKPKTAAAHPKYVDMIRAAIGSLKERGGSSRQAILKYIMANYKVGADSTMANSRVKTALKNGVKSGVIKQSKGTGAAGSFKLGDVKTEKPKAKKAAAKKSPAKKTASAAKKPKAAKKSPAAKKATTPKKTKASGTKKTAAVKAKKAKSPKKVKTPKKVKTAKPAKKTAPKKKTAAKPKKA from the coding sequence ATGACAGACGTAGCAGCTCCAGCTCCCGTAACTAAGTCGCCGAAAAAGAAGGCGGCCAGCAAGCCGAAGACTGCCGCTGCTCATCCAAAGTACGTGGACATGATCCGTGCTGCCATCGGCAGCTTGAAAGAGAGAGGTGGCTCTTCGCGACAAGCCATTCTCAAGTACATAATGGCGAACTACAAAGTGGGCGCAGACTCGACTATGGCCAACTCCCGGGTCAAGACAGCGCTGAAAAACGGTGTCAAGTCCGGAGTCATCAAGCAGTCCAAGGGCACCGGTGCTGCCGGTTCCTTTAAGCTGGGCGACGTAAAAACCGAAAAGCCAAAAGCTAAGAAAGCAGCAGCCAAAAAATCGCCAGCCAAGAAAACAGCATCAGCAGCCAAGAAGCCGAAAGCTGCCAAGAAGTCACCAGCTGCAAAGAAGGCGACCACTCCGAAGAAGACCAAGGCAAGCGGGACTAAAAAGACGGCAGCTGTCAAAGCCAAAAAGGCGAAATCTCCAAAGAAGGTGAAAACGCCTAAAAAGGTTAAGACCGCCAAGCCTGCTAAGAAAACCGCTCCAAAAAAGAAAACCGCCGCCAAGCCAAAAAAAGCGTAA